From one Plantibacter flavus genomic stretch:
- a CDS encoding winged helix DNA-binding domain-containing protein gives MTTGRDDQQVLRARLAAQLLAGSDHHSPTAVVSQLLAVQAQDLASSLWAVGVRSSGTTMAEVLTALEDGSIVRSWPMRGTLHLVAAEDLGWLLGLGVPRVRSTIAARHRQLGLDAETFSRSRALTERLLSGHRRVTRDALLTAHTDAGIPIDGQRGSHLIMELAMSGVVCWGPPAGRQQALVLSEEWIRAPRVLEADEALGEFIVRYLTGHGPSTIADLTWWSKLTVTQAKRGVEVAAGRLVSESRDGVTRWSTAEGIGPSAAPRPPRVLALPGFDELLLGYRDRELTLPAAFADRIVPGSNGIFLPMITVDGRVVGTWRRRTSATGVVVTPTPFQPLSQRVQAGFRRAAGEYGRFLGLGASVDERTSAD, from the coding sequence ATGACCACGGGACGCGACGACCAGCAGGTTCTTCGCGCGCGACTCGCGGCACAGCTTCTCGCCGGAAGCGATCACCACTCCCCCACGGCTGTGGTCTCGCAGCTGCTCGCGGTCCAGGCCCAGGACCTCGCTTCGTCGCTGTGGGCGGTCGGCGTCAGGTCGAGCGGCACGACGATGGCAGAGGTGCTCACGGCGCTCGAGGACGGTTCGATCGTCCGGTCCTGGCCGATGCGCGGCACCCTGCATCTCGTCGCCGCCGAGGACCTCGGGTGGCTGCTCGGACTCGGTGTCCCGCGGGTCCGCTCGACGATCGCGGCCAGACACCGTCAGCTCGGGCTGGACGCCGAGACCTTCTCGCGCTCGCGTGCGCTCACCGAGCGACTGCTCAGCGGGCATCGGCGCGTGACGAGGGATGCGCTGCTGACGGCCCACACCGACGCCGGGATCCCGATCGACGGACAACGAGGCTCACACCTCATCATGGAACTCGCGATGTCGGGCGTGGTCTGCTGGGGACCGCCCGCTGGACGACAACAGGCACTCGTCCTGAGCGAGGAGTGGATCCGTGCCCCGCGGGTACTCGAGGCCGACGAGGCGCTCGGGGAGTTCATCGTCCGGTATCTCACCGGCCACGGCCCGTCGACGATCGCCGACCTCACCTGGTGGTCGAAGCTCACCGTCACCCAGGCGAAACGCGGCGTCGAGGTCGCCGCCGGACGGCTGGTCTCAGAGTCGCGCGACGGGGTCACCCGCTGGTCGACCGCCGAGGGCATCGGACCTTCAGCTGCTCCACGACCACCGCGGGTGCTCGCGCTGCCCGGATTCGACGAGCTGCTCCTCGGCTACCGCGACCGCGAGTTGACGCTCCCGGCGGCGTTCGCAGACCGCATCGTGCCCGGCTCGAACGGCATCTTCCTCCCGATGATCACCGTCGACGGGCGCGTCGTCGGCACCTGGCGCCGACGGACGAGTGCGACCGGCGTGGTCGTCACCCCGACACCGTTCCAACCGCTGTCGCAGCGGGTGCAGGCGGGGTTCCGACGAGCTGCCGGCGAATACGGGCGGTTCCTCGGGCTCGGTGCATCGGTCGACGAGCGCACGTCCGCCGACTGA
- the cysS gene encoding cysteine--tRNA ligase has protein sequence MALRLYDSKTQSLRDFVPLREAEAGLYVCGPTVQSSPHIGHLRSALVYDQLRRWLTSSGLRVTLVRNVTDIDDKILANAAAGVEGGFAQPGEEWWALAYRYELEFTAAYRALGILPPSYEPRATASIPEMQELIERLIDAGHAYPAPDDSGDVYFDTASWSRYGELTRQSAEHMEAATDADPRGKRDPRDFALWKGTKPGEPRSASWMSPWGEGRPGWHIECSAMSTKYLGEEFDIHGGGLDLRFPHHENELAQSSAAGDPFARYWLHNGLVAVTGGQKMSKSLGNSVYAADLLAAARPLVVRYYLGAAQYRSTLEFHPGALAEAEAALGRVEGFLDRAARADLLTETTTAASRATLPAAFVEAMDDDLNIPRALAVLHDAVRVGNAALDGGDLTTARERAVAVLDMTRVLGIDPTDPSWSSGADPVTHRSLSALVERLLVDRSDARVAKDFAAADRIRDELTAAGITIEDTPSGAHWSISGK, from the coding sequence GTGGCCCTCCGACTCTACGACTCGAAAACGCAGTCCCTCCGGGACTTCGTGCCGCTCCGCGAAGCCGAGGCGGGGCTGTACGTCTGCGGACCGACCGTGCAGTCCTCTCCGCACATCGGGCACCTGCGCAGCGCGCTCGTCTACGACCAGCTGCGACGCTGGCTGACGTCCTCCGGGCTCCGAGTCACACTCGTCCGCAACGTCACCGACATCGATGACAAGATCCTCGCGAACGCCGCCGCCGGCGTCGAGGGCGGCTTCGCCCAGCCCGGCGAGGAGTGGTGGGCGCTCGCCTACCGGTACGAACTCGAGTTCACGGCCGCCTACCGCGCCCTGGGCATCCTGCCGCCGAGCTACGAGCCACGCGCGACGGCGAGCATCCCGGAGATGCAGGAGCTCATCGAGCGGCTCATCGACGCCGGGCACGCGTACCCGGCCCCCGACGACTCCGGCGACGTCTACTTCGACACCGCCTCATGGAGCCGCTACGGCGAACTCACGCGGCAGAGCGCCGAGCACATGGAGGCCGCGACCGACGCCGACCCGCGCGGCAAACGCGATCCCCGCGACTTCGCGCTCTGGAAGGGCACCAAGCCCGGGGAGCCGCGCTCGGCGAGTTGGATGTCTCCGTGGGGCGAGGGACGGCCCGGCTGGCACATCGAGTGCTCGGCGATGTCGACCAAGTACCTCGGCGAGGAGTTCGACATCCACGGCGGCGGACTCGACCTCCGCTTCCCCCACCACGAGAACGAGCTCGCCCAGTCGAGCGCAGCCGGCGACCCCTTCGCCCGGTACTGGTTGCACAACGGGCTGGTCGCCGTCACGGGCGGGCAGAAGATGTCGAAGTCCCTCGGCAACTCCGTCTACGCAGCCGACCTCCTGGCAGCAGCCCGGCCGCTCGTCGTCCGGTACTACCTCGGTGCAGCGCAGTACCGATCGACACTCGAGTTCCATCCGGGCGCACTCGCCGAGGCCGAGGCCGCACTCGGGCGTGTCGAGGGCTTCCTCGATCGTGCCGCCCGCGCCGACCTCCTCACCGAGACGACCACGGCCGCCAGTCGAGCGACGCTCCCGGCCGCCTTCGTCGAGGCGATGGACGACGACCTGAACATCCCCCGCGCGCTCGCCGTGTTGCATGACGCCGTGCGCGTCGGCAACGCCGCCCTCGACGGCGGCGACCTGACGACGGCGCGCGAGCGTGCCGTCGCCGTCCTCGACATGACCCGGGTGCTCGGCATCGACCCGACCGACCCCTCGTGGTCGTCGGGCGCCGACCCCGTCACTCACCGATCCCTGTCCGCACTCGTCGAGCGTCTGCTCGTCGATCGCTCGGACGCCAGGGTCGCCAAGGACTTCGCAGCGGCCGACCGGATCCGCGACGAACTCACAGCGGCTGGGATCACCATCGAAGACACCCCGTCCGGAGCACATTGGAGTATCAGTGGCAAGTAA
- the rlmB gene encoding 23S rRNA (guanosine(2251)-2'-O)-methyltransferase RlmB, translating into MASKPSRPTGPKKAKKGPTKGTGGLGRKALEGRGPTPKAEDRAWHPAGKRKAAQERYAAAGGTGKPKQAAGQNGRPSTNGRTKQKSGDESEVVTGRNSVLEALRAKIPATTLYVATRIEMDDRVKEALSIATRRGIPVLEVMRPELDRMAGFDGVHQGLAIKVPPYEYAHPMELLDQVISRGENPLFIALDGITDPRNLGAIIRSTAAFGGHGVILPQRRSVGLTASAWKTSAGAAARTPVAMAANLTQTLKAFKERGVFVIGLDGDGDVSLPGLELADQPILVVVGSEGKGLSRLVTETCDAVVSIPISASTESLNAGIAASVTLYEIARRRNAE; encoded by the coding sequence GTGGCAAGTAAGCCTTCCCGCCCGACCGGGCCGAAGAAAGCGAAGAAGGGTCCCACCAAGGGCACCGGTGGCCTCGGCCGCAAGGCGCTCGAGGGTCGTGGACCGACCCCCAAGGCCGAGGACCGCGCCTGGCACCCGGCCGGCAAGCGGAAGGCCGCGCAGGAGCGCTACGCGGCCGCCGGCGGCACCGGCAAGCCGAAACAGGCGGCCGGCCAGAACGGACGCCCCTCCACGAACGGCCGGACCAAGCAGAAGTCGGGCGACGAGTCCGAGGTCGTCACGGGCCGCAACTCCGTCCTCGAAGCGCTCCGGGCGAAGATCCCAGCCACCACGCTGTACGTCGCGACCCGCATCGAGATGGACGACCGGGTGAAGGAGGCGCTCAGCATCGCCACCCGACGCGGGATCCCGGTGCTCGAGGTCATGCGTCCGGAGCTCGACCGCATGGCCGGCTTCGACGGCGTGCACCAGGGCCTCGCCATCAAGGTGCCGCCCTACGAGTACGCGCACCCCATGGAGTTGCTCGACCAGGTCATCTCCCGTGGCGAGAACCCGTTGTTCATCGCCCTCGACGGCATCACCGACCCCCGGAACCTGGGTGCGATCATCCGATCGACCGCAGCCTTCGGTGGTCACGGCGTGATCCTGCCGCAGCGCCGGAGCGTGGGCCTCACCGCCTCCGCGTGGAAGACCTCGGCAGGCGCGGCGGCTCGGACGCCGGTCGCGATGGCCGCCAACCTCACCCAGACGCTCAAAGCGTTCAAGGAGCGCGGTGTCTTCGTGATCGGCCTCGACGGCGACGGCGACGTCTCCCTCCCGGGGCTCGAACTCGCCGATCAGCCGATCCTCGTGGTCGTCGGCAGCGAGGGCAAGGGCCTGTCCCGCCTCGTCACCGAGACCTGCGACGCGGTCGTGTCGATCCCGATCTCGGCCTCGACCGAATCGCTCAACGCCGGGATCGCGGCCAGCGTGACGCTGTACGAGATCGCGCGTCGCCGGAACGCCGAGTAG